The following are encoded in a window of Geothermobacter ehrlichii genomic DNA:
- a CDS encoding CbbQ/NirQ/NorQ/GpvN family protein: MTPKQYSIAKTFGLEGIPEELTVRGYAERTPFVPAIDPDYQFRKDLLSDILAWHMLGGIEGLYLTGPTGSGKSTLVTQVAARLNIPVHRVTAHSRLETPELVGHHALVNGSMTFVDGPLTTAMREGHWFLLDEIDLLDPATAAGLNGIVEGSPLVIPEKGGEMVVPAPGFCFIATGNTAGSGDQTGLYQGTLRQNLAFMDRFWMVEVGYPEEEQERTILAKAAPGIPEEIRSGMIAYATEVRKLFMAGQIEVTLSTRTLVRWARLAEFFRPLASQGKNPLHHALERAFTFRASPETRDALAEIAQRIFG, encoded by the coding sequence ATGACGCCAAAGCAATACAGCATCGCCAAGACCTTCGGTCTGGAAGGCATCCCCGAAGAGCTGACGGTTCGCGGCTATGCCGAACGGACTCCGTTCGTCCCGGCTATCGACCCTGACTATCAGTTTCGCAAGGACCTCCTTTCGGACATTCTCGCCTGGCACATGCTCGGCGGAATTGAAGGTCTGTACCTGACCGGCCCCACCGGGTCCGGGAAATCCACCCTGGTCACCCAGGTCGCCGCCCGGCTGAACATTCCCGTTCACCGGGTCACCGCCCACAGTCGGCTGGAAACGCCGGAGCTGGTCGGTCACCACGCCCTGGTCAACGGCTCCATGACCTTCGTCGACGGGCCGCTGACCACGGCCATGCGGGAGGGGCACTGGTTCCTTCTCGACGAGATCGATCTGCTCGACCCGGCGACGGCCGCCGGCCTGAACGGGATCGTCGAGGGTTCGCCCCTGGTGATTCCCGAAAAGGGCGGGGAGATGGTCGTTCCCGCTCCCGGCTTCTGCTTCATCGCCACCGGGAACACGGCAGGTTCCGGTGACCAGACGGGACTGTACCAGGGAACCCTGCGCCAGAACCTGGCGTTCATGGACCGCTTCTGGATGGTCGAGGTCGGCTATCCGGAAGAGGAACAGGAACGGACCATCCTGGCGAAGGCCGCGCCCGGCATCCCGGAGGAAATCAGAAGCGGCATGATCGCCTACGCCACGGAGGTGCGAAAGCTCTTCATGGCGGGACAGATCGAAGTCACCCTCTCCACCCGGACCCTGGTCCGGTGGGCCAGGCTGGCGGAATTCTTCCGACCGCTGGCCAGCCAGGGAAAGAACCCGCTCCACCACGCTCTTGAGCGGGCCTTCACCTTCCGGGCTTCACCCGAAACGCGCGACGCGCTGGCGGAGATCGCGCAGCGCATCTTCGGGTAG
- a CDS encoding cobaltochelatase CobT-related protein produces the protein MNVASTLPVVAKAMGDKMGVRVVIGGGMARTDGDTIYLPTLPENDGEALLLARGFLDHEAGHVRMTDFSVDKGADPLLANLTNIIEDIRIEKGMGQLYPGCAVNLRNLANHLAAKGAFDFNPGEPDKLFLGWVVSRCRSRILRQEGLVPVFERTNQLLEPVIGPELLGKVARLLDGVGELLSTSDAHALARRILDLLRQEQQQDEPSGKSDESPSSDRQDQHPAENSPSDMDGENGEDAGQPDNRDRSSDGAETKDREKDSLSGERNGSPDGNQEQGNESVSDADTEAHSAGAESRQKRQDFLDQILNPSNTEEYGNIGEIVASELESRSEATSQETSCMVYAGDGDPEDYLDRPVDLHDVRRKTSALRARLGCLVQASRLKRSCAGRSGRRIDHRVLSRLPVGDTRIFRRQEEKTAVNTAVIILLDRSGSMAKRIALAADITLAVADAMNTIPGVAVATAAFPAAGHSVVVMTPFGMSPARTARNYGLSAVGGTPLHEALGWAAVQFATRQETRKVLLVVTDGQPNHTTLTRDYLKRLDAQGIELMALGISDGGACGRFFQNHRTINDITGLPNALFGMLQEALI, from the coding sequence ATGAACGTAGCCAGCACACTTCCCGTCGTCGCCAAGGCGATGGGAGACAAGATGGGAGTCAGGGTCGTCATCGGCGGAGGAATGGCAAGAACCGATGGGGATACCATCTACCTGCCAACCCTGCCCGAGAACGACGGGGAAGCCCTGCTCCTGGCGCGGGGATTCCTCGATCACGAGGCCGGGCACGTCCGGATGACGGATTTCTCCGTGGACAAGGGGGCCGACCCGCTCCTTGCCAACCTGACCAACATCATCGAAGACATCCGCATCGAGAAGGGGATGGGCCAGCTCTATCCGGGCTGCGCCGTCAACCTGCGAAACCTGGCGAATCACCTGGCGGCGAAGGGAGCGTTCGACTTCAACCCTGGCGAACCGGACAAGCTGTTCCTAGGGTGGGTCGTTTCCCGCTGTCGCAGCCGGATTCTCAGGCAGGAAGGACTTGTCCCCGTTTTCGAGAGAACCAACCAGCTCCTGGAACCTGTCATCGGCCCGGAACTGCTCGGCAAAGTCGCCCGGTTGCTCGATGGCGTTGGCGAACTGCTGTCCACTTCGGACGCGCACGCCCTCGCCAGACGCATCCTCGACCTGCTCCGGCAGGAACAGCAGCAGGACGAACCGTCCGGGAAGAGCGATGAATCCCCTTCGTCAGATCGGCAGGATCAGCATCCGGCCGAAAACTCTCCGTCCGACATGGACGGCGAGAACGGCGAGGATGCAGGCCAACCTGACAATAGGGATCGGTCTTCAGACGGGGCCGAGACAAAAGACAGGGAAAAGGATTCACTCTCCGGCGAGAGAAACGGGAGCCCCGACGGGAACCAGGAACAGGGCAACGAGTCCGTCTCCGACGCGGACACGGAAGCCCATTCCGCCGGAGCCGAATCACGGCAGAAGCGGCAAGACTTCCTCGACCAGATCCTGAATCCATCCAATACGGAGGAATACGGGAACATCGGGGAGATCGTCGCCAGCGAACTGGAAAGCAGGTCGGAAGCAACAAGCCAGGAGACATCGTGCATGGTCTACGCCGGCGATGGCGACCCGGAGGACTATCTGGATCGCCCGGTCGATCTGCACGATGTTCGGCGAAAGACCTCGGCGCTTCGCGCCAGGCTAGGCTGTCTGGTCCAGGCGTCCCGTCTCAAGCGGTCGTGCGCCGGTCGGTCCGGCAGGCGGATCGACCACCGGGTTCTGTCCCGGCTGCCGGTCGGGGATACGCGGATCTTCCGCCGGCAGGAGGAAAAGACGGCGGTCAACACCGCAGTCATCATCCTGCTCGACCGTTCGGGATCTATGGCCAAGCGAATCGCTCTCGCCGCCGACATCACGCTGGCCGTGGCGGACGCCATGAACACCATTCCCGGCGTCGCCGTGGCGACCGCAGCGTTCCCGGCGGCAGGGCATTCCGTCGTTGTCATGACTCCCTTCGGGATGTCGCCGGCGCGGACGGCCAGAAATTACGGCCTGAGCGCCGTAGGCGGAACCCCACTGCACGAGGCGCTTGGTTGGGCCGCCGTGCAGTTTGCCACGCGGCAGGAGACGCGAAAAGTCCTGCTGGTGGTCACGGACGGACAGCCAAACCATACGACACTTACCCGCGATTACCTCAAACGCCTGGATGCCCAGGGAATCGAGCTGATGGCGCTTGGGATCAGTGATGGAGGCGCTTGCGGCCGGTTCTTCCAAAACCACCGCACGATCAACGACATAACGGGGCTGCCGAACGCCCTGTTCGGAATGCTCCAGGAAGCACTGATCTGA
- a CDS encoding TSCPD domain-containing protein: protein MVAKKARPKVVRGETLEMKSPCGKIYVTLNDHPETGNLMEIFVRFGKSGTCASLVANALTIITSYGLRSGMDVTDAIKGLIGHGCHKAPVYDDSGMITSCVDAIGKAIRIHAGLEPEEEREQENTSQEG, encoded by the coding sequence ATGGTAGCGAAGAAAGCACGTCCGAAGGTTGTCCGGGGGGAAACTCTTGAAATGAAATCCCCCTGTGGCAAAATCTACGTCACTCTGAACGACCATCCGGAAACCGGCAATCTCATGGAGATTTTCGTCCGGTTCGGAAAATCCGGAACCTGCGCCAGCCTGGTCGCCAATGCCCTTACCATCATCACTTCCTACGGACTTCGGTCCGGAATGGACGTAACCGACGCCATCAAGGGGTTGATCGGCCACGGCTGTCACAAGGCTCCGGTTTACGACGACAGCGGAATGATCACGTCCTGCGTCGACGCCATCGGCAAGGCCATCCGCATTCACGCGGGGCTGGAGCCGGAGGAAGAGCGGGAACAGGAAAACACGTCACAGGAGGGTTGA
- a CDS encoding lipoprotein: MKKLVVLIVMAFLLSGCSAEGLRKAEKTTRIGGLANPIGAIIHAPIWVAAEIANAGSEPELTEADKEAQRKAVEEARKRRAKYLAEKAAKEKEAAE; this comes from the coding sequence ATGAAGAAGCTGGTGGTTCTGATTGTCATGGCCTTCCTGCTGAGTGGCTGCTCGGCAGAAGGTCTGCGGAAAGCGGAAAAGACCACGCGGATTGGTGGGCTGGCCAACCCGATTGGAGCGATCATTCACGCCCCTATTTGGGTGGCCGCTGAAATCGCAAACGCCGGATCGGAGCCCGAACTGACCGAGGCCGACAAGGAGGCCCAGAGAAAGGCCGTTGAAGAGGCCCGGAAACGGAGGGCGAAATATCTGGCGGAAAAGGCGGCGAAGGAGAAGGAAGCCGCCGAATAA
- a CDS encoding RlpA-like double-psi beta-barrel domain-containing protein, which produces MSVKVKINNRVFTLSWDEFEKLILRKAPKAPVEILSMG; this is translated from the coding sequence ATGTCCGTCAAAGTCAAGATCAACAATCGCGTATTCACTCTCTCTTGGGATGAGTTCGAGAAGCTGATCCTGAGAAAGGCCCCGAAAGCTCCGGTGGAAATTCTGAGCATGGGGTAA
- a CDS encoding VRR-NUC domain-containing protein produces the protein MPKARCSDSTRRQNRRIENSIQKSILDWFAIRGVRCERLNSGALKAEERFIRFGFPGCPDLMVLDPVVRVGFIEVKAPGGRLSKDQRDFREHCRRSGIPHLVARSLEDVIDWWAGHEKGHQSRSDVG, from the coding sequence ATGCCGAAAGCGCGGTGTTCAGATTCGACAAGACGGCAGAACCGGAGGATCGAAAACAGCATCCAGAAGTCGATTCTGGACTGGTTCGCCATCAGGGGCGTCCGTTGCGAACGGCTTAACTCCGGGGCGCTGAAGGCGGAGGAACGGTTCATCCGCTTCGGGTTTCCCGGATGCCCAGACCTGATGGTCCTCGATCCCGTTGTCAGGGTTGGCTTCATCGAAGTCAAGGCGCCCGGCGGCCGCCTGAGCAAAGACCAGAGGGACTTTCGGGAGCATTGCCGTCGCAGTGGCATCCCGCACCTGGTCGCCCGGTCGCTGGAGGACGTTATTGACTGGTGGGCAGGCCATGAAAAAGGTCACCAGAGTCGTTCCGACGTGGGTTAA
- a CDS encoding metal-dependent hydrolase: MKWRNHKLCTFCVMFAATGRLLPAFIAGLGSILPDVLEAGLVRHRTLTHWPVIYVLAIIVLLPAIKLISWWTWLVTACLVVGCLLHLAEDGLSKGGIPLLNPAGRKFGAGWYVTDSIAETFVVTGIVALALVVAGKRGFLSMDFLAVEIQWLLSWWK; encoded by the coding sequence ATGAAATGGCGCAACCACAAGCTCTGCACCTTCTGCGTGATGTTCGCCGCCACCGGCCGACTGCTGCCTGCCTTCATTGCCGGGCTCGGCTCGATCCTGCCGGATGTGCTGGAGGCCGGACTTGTCCGGCACCGGACGCTGACCCACTGGCCGGTCATCTATGTTCTGGCGATCATTGTCCTGTTGCCGGCTATCAAGCTCATATCCTGGTGGACATGGCTGGTAACGGCCTGCCTGGTTGTCGGCTGCCTGCTGCATCTGGCCGAAGACGGACTGAGCAAGGGCGGTATTCCGCTGCTGAACCCGGCTGGCCGGAAATTCGGCGCCGGCTGGTACGTGACGGACTCCATCGCGGAAACCTTCGTGGTGACCGGGATTGTTGCCTTGGCCCTGGTTGTTGCCGGGAAGCGGGGCTTCCTCTCGATGGACTTTCTCGCCGTCGAGATTCAGTGGCTGCTGTCCTGGTGGAAGTGA
- a CDS encoding YceK/YidQ family lipoprotein, which translates to MTVVQAGSKILRKLVVAVMALTLAGCGATIAYNGSKPATRYFGATIEDLRILLCPFSKGWGWRTYGVLTPFVGFYDLYVSIPVDVIAIPFVFKNRNQELLSRLMERQTKDYVSLPLEQDEKETTQAQMATGATEEKPQDSGSDCPKKAPSAPRS; encoded by the coding sequence GTGACCGTGGTCCAGGCGGGCAGCAAAATTCTGCGCAAACTTGTCGTGGCTGTGATGGCTCTAACCTTGGCTGGCTGCGGAGCCACAATCGCATACAATGGGAGCAAACCCGCGACAAGATACTTTGGCGCAACCATCGAGGATTTGAGAATCCTTCTGTGCCCGTTCTCAAAAGGGTGGGGTTGGCGTACCTACGGGGTTCTTACGCCTTTCGTCGGCTTCTACGATCTCTACGTATCTATACCCGTCGATGTCATCGCAATTCCGTTTGTTTTCAAAAATCGCAATCAGGAACTTCTGTCGAGATTGATGGAGCGACAAACAAAGGACTATGTGAGCCTGCCCTTAGAACAAGATGAAAAAGAAACGACACAAGCCCAGATGGCCACAGGTGCGACTGAAGAGAAACCCCAGGATTCAGGGTCGGATTGCCCCAAAAAGGCACCATCGGCGCCTCGCTCTTGA
- a CDS encoding tyrosine-type recombinase/integrase, translating into MEKNKHVELVQTSLPPAFAPDLTDLLADWLNLDVANGDACADTLKTYQGQIQSWLAWCGENNVHPGQATTEDVKAWRKALIAAGAKPSTISLKLTTIRRFYQSAVDRGLIDKNPAANVRAPRERRARREQMKYLSAGEAELLFRAIPTDGGIKALRDRAMIGLMALEGLRRVEIVRACVSDIEGSGQDMRLLIHGKGKDRFIYPREDTAQALADYLVARGPVVGDELGEPLFVQIRKGGHPEGRITRQGVNSVINHYLLKAGLKREGVSCHALRHTCGALLYQATRDIRAVQETLGHSSISTSAGYAHIVERGQARYTRQIPVELKR; encoded by the coding sequence ATGGAGAAAAATAAACATGTTGAACTTGTCCAAACATCCCTGCCCCCTGCCTTCGCGCCGGACCTAACTGACCTGCTTGCCGACTGGCTCAACCTCGATGTCGCCAACGGGGACGCCTGCGCCGACACCCTGAAGACCTACCAGGGACAGATCCAGAGCTGGCTGGCTTGGTGCGGCGAGAATAATGTCCATCCCGGACAGGCCACAACCGAGGATGTCAAAGCCTGGCGGAAGGCCCTGATCGCCGCCGGCGCGAAGCCCTCGACGATCTCGCTCAAGCTGACCACCATCCGCAGGTTTTACCAGTCCGCTGTGGACAGGGGACTGATCGACAAGAACCCGGCAGCCAACGTCAGGGCCCCTCGGGAACGCCGGGCCAGAAGGGAGCAGATGAAATACCTGTCGGCGGGCGAGGCGGAACTTCTGTTCCGCGCCATCCCGACAGATGGCGGTATCAAGGCCCTGCGGGACCGGGCCATGATCGGCCTGATGGCACTGGAGGGCCTTCGCCGGGTTGAGATCGTTCGGGCCTGCGTTTCCGATATTGAGGGGAGCGGGCAGGACATGCGGCTGCTGATCCACGGCAAGGGCAAGGACCGTTTTATCTACCCAAGGGAGGACACGGCCCAGGCTCTGGCGGACTACCTGGTTGCGCGTGGCCCTGTTGTCGGAGACGAACTGGGGGAACCCCTTTTTGTCCAAATCCGCAAGGGTGGTCATCCCGAAGGCCGGATTACCAGACAAGGCGTGAACTCGGTCATCAACCATTATCTGCTGAAGGCCGGCCTGAAGCGGGAGGGGGTTTCCTGCCATGCGTTGCGCCACACCTGCGGGGCCCTGCTCTACCAGGCAACGAGGGACATTCGGGCCGTTCAGGAAACACTCGGGCACAGCAGCATTTCCACTTCCGCCGGCTATGCCCACATCGTCGAGCGTGGGCAGGCACGTTACACGCGGCAGATTCCGGTGGAGCTGAAGAGGTGA
- a CDS encoding thermonuclease family protein, with the protein MKYFCMTLCLFFFLFTDTAVYSMDLCRASNVIDGDSLTIKCQRYNGIIGLYGVDAPELTQAYGNEAKNYLFNLVKNKQLIIISMFHKQKKASIVFENGKSLNAQLILNGYAWADKNERSPSSRYLKFEKEARKSKKGLWAIENNVQPWVYRLRYNLADDEEKVLNNLETSKFNQEQKKHGHSSQSNKYSNYSECFYAEYSKAVGGSSAKTASGAIINLKIGTSVAQTICDAMFGVKRKTTKRKISKAIKCRSDYTCRIGYMCMKKPYRSEGICVKRVDKYGIQSFDPPQADSVGPRLDEGCISSVDCPTGFRCDPFYKQCVK; encoded by the coding sequence ATGAAATATTTCTGCATGACGTTATGTCTTTTCTTCTTTTTGTTTACTGATACAGCAGTCTACTCAATGGATCTCTGTCGCGCATCGAACGTCATTGACGGAGACAGCTTAACCATTAAATGCCAGAGATATAATGGCATTATTGGTCTCTATGGTGTTGACGCTCCTGAATTGACTCAAGCATATGGAAATGAAGCAAAGAATTACCTATTCAATCTCGTCAAAAACAAGCAATTAATAATTATAAGCATGTTTCATAAACAAAAAAAAGCAAGTATCGTTTTTGAGAATGGGAAAAGCTTGAATGCTCAACTCATTCTTAATGGCTATGCTTGGGCAGACAAAAACGAGAGAAGCCCTAGCAGCCGTTATTTAAAATTTGAAAAGGAAGCGCGAAAAAGCAAAAAAGGTTTATGGGCAATTGAAAACAATGTCCAACCTTGGGTTTATAGATTACGCTATAACCTTGCTGACGACGAGGAAAAAGTTTTGAACAACCTGGAAACAAGCAAATTCAACCAGGAACAAAAAAAACATGGGCACTCCAGTCAAAGCAACAAGTATTCTAATTATAGTGAGTGCTTCTACGCAGAATATAGCAAGGCAGTTGGTGGCTCCAGTGCAAAAACAGCATCAGGGGCTATTATAAACTTAAAAATTGGAACATCAGTCGCACAAACAATTTGTGATGCTATGTTTGGCGTTAAAAGAAAAACGACTAAAAGAAAGATAAGCAAGGCAATTAAATGTAGGTCAGACTATACATGTAGAATTGGTTATATGTGCATGAAAAAACCATATCGTTCTGAAGGAATCTGTGTAAAACGAGTTGATAAATATGGCATTCAGTCTTTTGATCCTCCCCAAGCCGACAGTGTGGGACCAAGACTAGACGAAGGCTGTATATCTAGCGTAGATTGCCCGACTGGATTCAGATGTGATCCATTTTACAAGCAATGCGTAAAATGA
- a CDS encoding ATP-binding protein: MTDLQLFPKEKVVGIFRGFQQGGMEFHADLVLPYRNEFQNIPMHGQFLLVQLETPDEAVLGRIASLSSEGKLSFGSGEEFNIRAVREDRPIPEDLREQYLKYRVNIRVLGVLRRNGKGLTFVPSHRRLPHVGSKVAFPSDEVLREIAGHNINGAPIGHLAFGEYIYAAGNSSFQSQEWMQVVSPEVLVRFPIESLVSRRSFIFARAGFGKSNLNKLLFSKLYERTPFVTKRAGKQVPVGTVIFDPDGEYFWPDDKGRPGLCDVPALEDKVVVFTDKKNPSPFYQSFVAGGIKLDIRRLRPSDVIAIALGPERQEQQNVRKLRGLPQAKWQELVDLIDANGNSADLGELKKLLDLQDSQEAEALAARGNMTTIVKMLHDKSSQLMDMLVHALSEGKLCVIDVSQMRGGQSLVLSGLILRRIFDRNQQEFTAADPKTIPTIAVVEEAQSVLNENAPAAEPYIAWVKEGRKYDLGALLITQQPGSIPSEILSQGDNWFIFHLLSAADLTSLKKANAHFSDDLLSSLLNEPIPGQGVFWSSVGGKPYPVSLRALSFEKMYSMRDHDYNKPAGRTYAQTLRSIFTEMRQIAKTAHNPETKGTGTLFPTEVEAEEAEPVDVMANIEQRAIEAFRGDKDIRQKLESPNGMPWYGVQHFLIDHLPEHLEDRRQFAYNLVSKAMTAVFGPQPAAWETFKNPTTGKTWIRANK; encoded by the coding sequence ATGACAGATCTCCAGCTCTTTCCCAAGGAAAAGGTCGTAGGAATTTTCCGAGGCTTCCAACAAGGAGGCATGGAGTTCCACGCCGACCTAGTCTTGCCGTACCGGAACGAGTTCCAGAACATCCCGATGCACGGACAATTCCTACTTGTGCAATTGGAGACGCCCGATGAGGCTGTGTTAGGCCGCATCGCCTCTTTATCCTCGGAGGGCAAATTGTCTTTTGGTTCCGGCGAAGAGTTCAACATTCGCGCGGTCCGTGAGGATCGGCCGATTCCCGAAGATCTTAGGGAGCAATACCTGAAATATAGGGTTAACATCCGAGTTCTTGGCGTACTGCGGCGTAATGGCAAAGGTCTGACCTTCGTCCCGTCGCATCGACGGCTCCCGCATGTAGGCAGCAAGGTAGCCTTTCCGAGCGATGAGGTGCTACGCGAGATCGCCGGCCACAACATCAATGGGGCGCCCATCGGCCACCTAGCCTTCGGCGAGTACATATATGCAGCAGGAAACAGTTCATTTCAGTCACAAGAGTGGATGCAGGTGGTTTCTCCGGAGGTATTGGTTCGATTCCCGATAGAATCTCTTGTATCTCGCCGCAGTTTCATCTTTGCACGAGCTGGGTTTGGCAAATCCAATCTCAACAAGCTTCTTTTCTCGAAGCTTTATGAGAGAACGCCCTTCGTTACAAAACGCGCTGGCAAGCAAGTTCCCGTAGGCACCGTGATTTTCGACCCCGATGGTGAATATTTCTGGCCTGACGACAAGGGCCGTCCTGGTCTATGCGATGTTCCCGCCCTTGAGGACAAAGTTGTTGTTTTTACTGACAAGAAAAATCCAAGCCCCTTCTACCAATCGTTTGTCGCCGGCGGCATCAAGCTAGACATTCGCCGTCTACGCCCAAGCGATGTAATCGCAATTGCGCTCGGACCAGAACGTCAAGAGCAGCAAAATGTTCGGAAGTTGCGTGGGCTTCCACAGGCCAAATGGCAGGAATTGGTTGATTTGATTGATGCCAACGGCAACTCTGCAGATCTGGGTGAGCTCAAAAAGCTTCTCGATCTGCAAGACTCTCAAGAGGCTGAAGCGCTCGCTGCTAGAGGCAACATGACCACAATCGTGAAGATGCTACATGACAAAAGCAGCCAACTCATGGACATGCTGGTTCATGCGCTCTCCGAGGGGAAATTGTGTGTTATTGACGTCTCGCAGATGCGCGGTGGCCAGTCGTTGGTGCTCTCGGGTCTGATCTTGCGCCGGATCTTCGATCGGAACCAGCAGGAGTTCACAGCGGCCGATCCAAAGACCATCCCGACGATCGCAGTTGTCGAAGAGGCACAGTCGGTGTTGAACGAAAATGCACCGGCTGCCGAACCCTATATCGCCTGGGTGAAGGAGGGTCGTAAGTACGACCTTGGTGCACTGCTGATCACCCAACAGCCAGGCAGCATCCCTTCCGAGATTCTCAGTCAGGGCGACAACTGGTTTATCTTCCATTTGTTGTCGGCAGCGGATCTCACTTCACTGAAGAAAGCCAATGCCCATTTTAGCGACGATTTGTTGAGCTCTCTTCTCAACGAACCCATCCCGGGGCAAGGTGTGTTTTGGAGCTCGGTGGGAGGCAAGCCCTATCCAGTCAGCCTTCGCGCACTGTCATTCGAAAAGATGTACTCGATGCGGGACCATGACTACAACAAACCCGCCGGTCGCACTTACGCTCAGACGCTGCGCAGCATCTTCACTGAAATGAGACAGATTGCAAAGACAGCCCACAATCCCGAAACCAAAGGTACAGGCACATTGTTTCCTACAGAGGTAGAAGCAGAAGAAGCCGAACCGGTGGATGTCATGGCAAACATCGAGCAGCGGGCAATTGAAGCATTTCGGGGGGATAAAGACATCCGCCAAAAGCTAGAGTCTCCGAACGGCATGCCTTGGTATGGCGTTCAACATTTCCTGATTGACCACCTGCCAGAACACTTGGAAGACCGACGTCAGTTTGCCTACAATCTTGTCTCAAAAGCCATGACTGCTGTGTTTGGACCACAGCCCGCAGCATGGGAGACCTTTAAGAATCCGACCACGGGGAAAACGTGGATAAGGGCCAACAAGTGA
- a CDS encoding DNA methyltransferase codes for MTYGFQLSNTALNGICPYFTMFPLDFPLNILQRKARGGDVVLDPFCGRGTTNFAARLVGLRSLGVDSSPVATAIAASKLVMASVEEILDEARRILAEREASHIPEGEFWQWAFDPTVLDALCRFREAFLEDCTSDARIALRGIVLGALHGPKQKTFPSYFSNQCPRTYAPKPAYATRYWRERGLVPEPIDVLAVIKRRAKRYYSMSSDTTGAVRLADSRKAESLQPESPDTRFNWVITSPPYYGMRTYIPDQWLRNWFVGGPDVVNYTNCNQIVHSSPEEYSADLRRVWRNAKNVSVENAIMVIRFGGITDRRANPLDLIKSSLNDSGWRITTIKKAGTATEGKRQADSFLRKRSTPMTEYDIWTVRQ; via the coding sequence GTGACCTACGGCTTTCAGCTCAGCAATACCGCCCTAAACGGGATCTGCCCCTATTTCACGATGTTCCCGCTCGACTTCCCGCTCAACATCCTGCAGCGGAAAGCACGAGGAGGCGATGTGGTGCTTGACCCCTTTTGTGGTCGTGGCACCACCAATTTCGCCGCGCGACTCGTCGGCCTGCGGTCCTTGGGTGTTGATTCCAGTCCAGTTGCCACAGCCATTGCTGCCTCCAAGCTAGTGATGGCGAGCGTCGAGGAAATCCTCGACGAAGCACGGAGGATTCTAGCCGAACGTGAGGCGAGTCACATACCGGAGGGCGAGTTTTGGCAATGGGCGTTTGATCCAACCGTGCTGGACGCGCTGTGTCGATTCCGGGAGGCATTCCTAGAGGATTGCACATCAGACGCCCGCATTGCGCTCCGCGGCATAGTCCTAGGCGCGTTGCACGGCCCAAAACAAAAGACTTTCCCTAGCTATTTCTCTAACCAATGTCCCCGCACCTACGCCCCCAAGCCTGCTTATGCTACGCGCTATTGGCGGGAGCGTGGGCTTGTACCTGAACCCATCGATGTCCTAGCCGTGATCAAACGCCGAGCGAAACGTTACTACAGCATGTCATCCGATACCACTGGAGCAGTACGATTGGCAGACAGCCGGAAGGCCGAGTCCCTCCAGCCGGAATCACCAGATACCCGCTTCAATTGGGTCATTACTTCGCCTCCGTATTACGGTATGCGGACCTACATTCCCGATCAGTGGCTCCGTAATTGGTTTGTCGGTGGCCCCGACGTTGTCAACTACACCAATTGCAATCAAATTGTTCATTCTAGCCCCGAGGAATATTCTGCGGACCTGCGTCGAGTATGGCGCAATGCAAAGAACGTTAGTGTGGAAAATGCAATAATGGTCATTCGATTCGGCGGAATCACAGACAGACGCGCCAATCCGCTGGATCTCATTAAGAGTTCCCTCAATGACAGCGGTTGGCGGATTACAACAATAAAAAAAGCGGGCACTGCAACCGAAGGGAAGCGGCAGGCTGACTCTTTCTTGCGGAAGAGGTCAACCCCTATGACCGAGTACGACATTTGGACGGTTAGGCAATAG
- a CDS encoding thermonuclease family protein produces the protein MRKTIVLALALAFLTAPPSLASSFSGLVVKVSDGDTIQVLDGGRAVKIRLAEIDCPETSHGPKKPGQPFGQTAKKFVLNLVGGKTVRVDVVTRDRYGRIIGKVLLDDGTL, from the coding sequence ATGCGAAAAACGATTGTTTTGGCATTAGCCCTAGCGTTTCTGACCGCCCCTCCCAGCCTTGCCTCTTCTTTCTCCGGCCTGGTCGTCAAAGTCTCCGATGGCGACACTATTCAGGTTCTTGATGGTGGTCGGGCTGTCAAAATCCGCTTGGCCGAGATTGACTGCCCGGAAACCAGCCACGGCCCAAAGAAGCCCGGCCAACCCTTTGGCCAGACAGCAAAGAAATTTGTCCTCAACCTGGTGGGCGGAAAAACCGTGCGCGTCGATGTCGTCACCAGGGACCGCTATGGCCGCATCATTGGTAAGGTCTTACTTGATGATGGCACATTGTAG